A window from Candidatus Nitrospira neomarina encodes these proteins:
- the lnt gene encoding apolipoprotein N-acyltransferase: MGQTIPPSSFPTRRTAALFFAFALIGIFHPLSFPPFDLGWLAWLVLVPLHMIIHDLRPRRALFYGWLAGTIAFAGTVTWVITAMHQFGQVPFMVSALLMLLLAAYLGLYMGIYSWGYAKFQHTCPNLVWLAAPGLWVALEFVRTHALSGFPWALLGYSQYKWLPLIQFADVTGVYGVSYLLVMGNVALTSLLLWIYGKRRGLALPGPWVSVTGFGCALTLVLAYGTWRVQEQAHLDASARTLSIGLVQANIDQAVKWNEAYRDETLRRYASLSQEAGKNTDLLIWPEAATPFLFEQEPAYQKQVLDIAKDTHNSLLFGSPTLRFQQDGRPYLYNSAFLVTAEGRASDRYDKRHLVPFGEYIPLRSILFFLDKLVVGIGDFKSGQGVMTMQVPTPPPDNGPRFGVAICFEVIFPDLVRRMAQEGANFLVTITNDAWFGDSAAPYQHFGMVVFRAVENHLGFARAANTGISGFIAPDGHILSQTSIFSEQAVTGLLPLRFSSPTFYTQFGDVFSWGCVIMAGILFTWCRFTTPLSTPKPRSSPI; the protein is encoded by the coding sequence GTGGGGCAGACCATTCCACCTTCATCCTTTCCCACTCGCAGGACCGCCGCCCTTTTTTTCGCTTTTGCCTTAATCGGGATTTTTCATCCTCTGAGTTTCCCCCCATTTGATCTCGGATGGCTGGCCTGGTTGGTGTTGGTTCCGCTCCACATGATTATTCATGACCTCCGGCCAAGGCGGGCCTTGTTTTATGGATGGCTGGCCGGAACCATCGCCTTTGCAGGGACCGTGACATGGGTCATCACGGCCATGCATCAATTTGGTCAAGTGCCGTTCATGGTGAGTGCGTTGTTGATGCTCCTTTTGGCTGCCTATCTTGGCCTATATATGGGCATCTATAGCTGGGGGTATGCCAAGTTCCAACACACATGTCCCAACCTCGTGTGGCTGGCAGCTCCCGGCTTGTGGGTTGCCCTGGAATTTGTCCGAACCCATGCGTTGAGCGGGTTCCCCTGGGCGCTCTTGGGCTATTCCCAATACAAATGGCTCCCGCTCATTCAATTTGCCGACGTGACCGGAGTCTATGGGGTTTCATATTTACTCGTCATGGGAAATGTTGCTCTGACCTCTCTCCTGTTATGGATCTACGGCAAAAGACGGGGCCTGGCCCTACCAGGACCCTGGGTGTCGGTGACAGGCTTTGGGTGCGCACTGACTCTCGTCCTCGCCTATGGAACCTGGAGGGTGCAGGAACAGGCCCACCTTGACGCCTCGGCACGCACTTTGTCCATTGGGTTAGTCCAAGCCAATATCGATCAAGCCGTTAAATGGAACGAGGCCTACCGGGATGAGACACTTCGACGCTACGCCTCCCTCAGTCAAGAAGCCGGAAAGAACACCGACCTGCTCATTTGGCCGGAGGCAGCCACCCCCTTTCTTTTCGAGCAGGAACCCGCCTACCAGAAACAGGTCCTTGATATTGCGAAAGACACACACAACTCGTTGCTATTTGGCAGCCCCACACTTCGATTTCAACAGGACGGCCGTCCGTATTTGTATAACAGTGCCTTTCTGGTGACGGCGGAAGGACGGGCCTCAGACCGGTATGACAAACGTCATCTGGTGCCATTTGGGGAATACATACCCTTGCGATCAATTCTCTTTTTTCTGGATAAGCTCGTGGTAGGGATCGGCGACTTCAAATCGGGCCAGGGAGTCATGACCATGCAAGTCCCAACGCCGCCACCCGACAATGGTCCGAGATTCGGGGTGGCTATTTGTTTCGAAGTCATTTTCCCGGATCTGGTTCGCCGGATGGCCCAGGAGGGCGCGAATTTTCTCGTCACGATTACCAATGATGCCTGGTTCGGAGATTCTGCTGCGCCCTATCAACATTTCGGCATGGTCGTTTTTCGTGCCGTGGAAAATCATTTAGGGTTTGCCCGGGCCGCCAACACCGGGATTTCCGGCTTCATTGCCCCGGACGGACACATTCTTTCCCAGACATCAATTTTCTCCGAACAGGCGGTGACGGGATTACTCCCACTCCGTTTCTCATCACCCACCTTTTACACGCAATTTGGGGATGTCTTTAGTTGGGGTTGTGTTATAATGGCTGGTATTTTGTTCACTTGGTGTCGGTTTACCACACCGCTTTCCACCCCCAAGCCACGGTCTTCACCGATATAG
- the rpmB gene encoding 50S ribosomal protein L28, protein MAFSCDVCGKNRLVGNNVSHANNRTKRIFRPNLRTVRALVKGAAQRIKVCTRCLRSGLVQKAV, encoded by the coding sequence ATGGCTTTTTCATGTGACGTATGCGGAAAAAACCGCTTAGTGGGAAATAATGTGAGTCACGCGAATAATAGGACAAAACGGATCTTTAGGCCGAATCTCCGGACGGTTCGCGCGCTCGTGAAGGGTGCGGCACAACGCATTAAAGTCTGCACCCGTTGCCTGCGGTCCGGATTGGTCCAAAAAGCCGTCTAG
- the recG gene encoding ATP-dependent DNA helicase RecG, which yields MPTPSSLSEIPIQFAKGVGPRRARLLEKLDVKTLEDAFWFLPWRYENRLEVLPIGNLLPGMKATIKGRVQKAWVKTTYRRRLVVVTVTVRDETGLIECVFFNQPYLEKTFVPGVSLLLTGPVLSNSSGSSPMTMRGPEYELLDEDELPDMCGGRIVPVYHETNGLSSKQIRRIIRSIFDHYADQLQEMLPLTMRTQLGVPALPEALPVLHFPNQERSVEALNAYATPEHQRLAFEELFLLQLALAMRRQGQTQDTQDIEGIPFVVRNPLVEQLKTVLPFSLTSAQERVIKEISHDMGRPISMNRLLQGDVGCGKTVVALHAIVMACGSGYQAALMAPTEVLSEQHYLSLLPLFDALGVRCLLLKGGQTGRERGKILAGMQSGQVQVVVGTHALLQPDVHFAKLGLVIVDEQHKFGVLQRAQLRGKAPWHPDVLVMTATPIPRTLAMTMYGDLDVSIIDQFPPGKKPVKTMLFPTGQRKDAHRLMRKELEAGRQAYVVYPLVEPSEKIDLQAAIEAAEQLREECAPFRIGLLHGRLPSREKQVVMAQFKKKEIDVLVATTVVEVGLDVHNATVMLIEHAERFGLAQLHQLRGRVGRGRDQGYCVLIHGLGKIPPYSQQIPLKLESSRMLLDEIGRRSPGEAFSPSTARRRLGVFAQCEDGFALAEEDLKIRGPGHVLGVKQWGEMDFRVADLARDTGLLIKAKQMAGKILEGDPRLTLPDHRILKEALFRKWGEKFALGSIG from the coding sequence ATGCCGACTCCTTCCTCTCTTTCTGAGATCCCTATTCAGTTTGCCAAAGGGGTGGGGCCTCGGAGAGCCCGCCTGCTGGAAAAATTAGACGTGAAAACATTAGAGGATGCTTTCTGGTTTTTACCCTGGCGATATGAAAACCGATTGGAAGTGTTGCCCATCGGGAACCTTCTCCCAGGCATGAAGGCCACCATTAAAGGCAGAGTGCAGAAAGCGTGGGTGAAAACCACCTATCGAAGACGTCTGGTCGTGGTCACGGTGACGGTGAGGGATGAGACGGGTCTTATCGAATGCGTGTTTTTTAACCAGCCCTATTTGGAGAAAACCTTTGTGCCTGGTGTCTCTCTGTTACTAACCGGTCCAGTCCTGTCCAATTCGTCTGGAAGTTCACCGATGACCATGCGGGGCCCGGAGTATGAATTGCTGGATGAGGACGAATTGCCGGACATGTGTGGGGGCCGGATTGTTCCCGTCTATCATGAAACGAATGGGTTGAGTTCCAAGCAGATTCGACGAATTATTCGATCAATTTTTGACCATTATGCCGATCAGTTACAAGAGATGTTGCCCTTAACCATGCGAACACAACTCGGAGTGCCAGCCCTTCCGGAGGCATTACCCGTCTTACACTTTCCCAATCAGGAGCGTTCGGTGGAGGCCTTGAATGCCTACGCGACGCCAGAGCACCAACGCCTGGCGTTTGAAGAATTGTTTCTCCTGCAATTAGCACTCGCCATGCGGCGCCAAGGGCAGACTCAGGACACTCAGGACATTGAAGGCATCCCATTTGTTGTTCGCAACCCGTTAGTTGAACAGCTGAAAACCGTGCTGCCCTTTTCGCTCACTTCGGCGCAAGAGCGGGTGATCAAGGAAATTAGCCATGATATGGGACGGCCAATCAGTATGAACCGCTTGCTGCAAGGAGATGTCGGGTGTGGGAAGACCGTGGTGGCTCTTCATGCCATCGTGATGGCCTGTGGGTCCGGATATCAAGCGGCTCTGATGGCCCCCACGGAAGTGTTGAGCGAACAGCACTATCTGTCGTTGCTTCCCCTATTTGACGCCCTGGGTGTCCGGTGCCTTTTGTTGAAAGGCGGGCAGACAGGACGCGAGCGCGGAAAGATCCTTGCCGGAATGCAGTCAGGTCAGGTTCAGGTGGTGGTGGGTACACACGCGTTGTTACAGCCGGATGTGCACTTTGCCAAGCTCGGGTTGGTGATTGTGGATGAGCAACACAAATTCGGTGTGCTGCAGCGCGCGCAGCTTCGTGGGAAAGCGCCATGGCATCCCGATGTGTTGGTGATGACCGCCACGCCTATTCCCAGGACCTTAGCGATGACGATGTATGGGGATTTGGATGTGTCGATAATTGATCAGTTTCCTCCAGGGAAAAAACCCGTGAAGACGATGTTATTCCCGACCGGTCAACGGAAAGACGCGCATCGTTTGATGCGAAAGGAATTAGAAGCGGGGCGGCAGGCTTATGTGGTGTATCCGCTGGTTGAACCATCAGAAAAAATTGATTTGCAAGCAGCCATTGAGGCTGCAGAACAATTACGCGAAGAATGTGCTCCCTTTCGTATCGGTTTGCTGCATGGGCGCTTGCCGTCTCGGGAAAAACAAGTGGTCATGGCCCAGTTTAAAAAGAAAGAGATTGATGTGTTGGTGGCCACTACTGTTGTCGAGGTCGGCTTGGATGTTCACAATGCCACGGTCATGCTCATTGAACATGCGGAACGGTTTGGGTTGGCCCAATTGCATCAATTACGCGGCCGGGTCGGGCGAGGTCGGGATCAAGGCTATTGTGTGCTGATTCATGGCCTGGGAAAAATTCCTCCCTATTCCCAGCAAATACCCTTAAAGCTTGAGTCCAGTCGAATGTTGCTCGATGAGATCGGGAGGCGTTCCCCGGGGGAAGCGTTTTCCCCTTCTACAGCGAGGAGACGCCTTGGGGTATTTGCACAATGTGAAGACGGTTTTGCACTGGCGGAAGAAGATTTGAAAATTCGTGGGCCTGGGCATGTCTTAGGGGTCAAGCAATGGGGGGAAATGGATTTTCGTGTGGCGGATTTGGCTCGAGATACCGGGTTGTTAATAAAAGCGAAACAAATGGCAGGAAAAATATTGGAAGGTGATCCACGGTTGACGCTGCCTGATCATCGCATCCTCAAGGAAGCATTGTTTCGAAAATGGGGTGAAAAGTTCGCACTGGGTTCCATTGGATAA
- a CDS encoding sulfurtransferase TusA family protein, which translates to MEELDLRGVICPYNFVKTKLKLESLESGDQLRVLLDEGEPIRNVPQSITNEGHQILKQEKVDHYYRVVIQKVSV; encoded by the coding sequence ATGGAGGAATTGGATCTTCGAGGTGTAATTTGTCCCTATAACTTTGTGAAGACGAAGCTTAAGCTGGAATCTTTAGAAAGCGGTGATCAGTTGAGGGTGTTGTTGGATGAAGGCGAACCAATTCGAAATGTCCCGCAAAGCATTACCAATGAGGGTCACCAAATCCTAAAACAAGAAAAGGTTGATCATTATTACCGTGTGGTTATTCAGAAGGTAAGTGTGTGA